CGTGAAAATCTTACTTAAACAATGCAAGTCACAAGTTAATGATTCCAGATTAAGTTGTAAAGTTAAGGAAATGGTCTGTGAATAAATGTGGCTATAACCAATTGCTACAAATTATACAATTTGTTTAAACTCCCATTTCCTATTTTAGGGGAGAAGTATCTCCTGCTCTAATTTCCGCATTTGTAGATTAAGAGAACTGTTAAGTGTATCTGTGGGAGGGAATGAAGTTGCACTGCTAGCCTCTAaatcaacattttaaattttaatttaaaaagtaagaattttaatttaaaaattaaaaaccaaattcTGAAACCCTGACTAACTCTCTATGCATAAATTAGAATGATACAAGTAAAGTGTGTCTTATGAATGTTCCAAGTATGTATTGAATTCTTAAGGACATGAAGTTTACATATATGTGTTGAACCTCTTAGATATATTACacatatatattatttatatttatatgtattagtttatatatatatataaatgttcTACAGACATGCAGAAGTGTATGTGTGAATGTATAAACCACATATTTTGTAGGCCATTATAAAAATATGAGGGCAAAGATTTAAGCTGACTATGTGAACAAACAAAATCCTTTAATTTTGCCATCAAGATGAAAATATGTCTACTAACTCACTTGTTTTCTCTCACTAGAAATGACTACCCCAAACAAGACCCCACCTGGTGCTGATCCGAAGCAGTTGGAGAGGACTGGTACTGTTAGAGAAATAGGCTCACAAGCAGTTTGGTCTCTCTCATCCTGTAAGCCAGGTAAATCACAGCAATGATATAAGAAATTGAATGTACATTCATGTTTTGGGAGGAAAACATCCAAGCAGTAAAACTCTGTAGTGTGGGCTGTAGTCTCTACAAATGATGTTGGCCTTCTCTGTATGTGATACAATAAGAAAGTTAGAACTGGATCAGAAATCCTGCTATGAGGAACTAGCTCATGAACTcttacatattatatatattttttttatttacacagtGAACAAACTAAGCCAGGTGAGCAGAATCATCCCCAACACAGTGAAATTGTTTCTGTGCTTTGTCATTTTCCCTGGGTGTCTTCCATTTCTAAGGATGGCCATGCAGCTGGGTGACCTAAATGTTCTGCCTGAACTTTGTAGCTTTGTGTGGCCCTAAAACCCTGCAAGTAAAATGAACCTGTGGTCCTGAGGTGCAGTTAATGATACCTGctcaaaatacttgaaaatcTGTATTCTTTCCCTTTGGGGTGGTTGAGTTGCTGTTTCAGAAATATCTGTTGGGAACTGCTcagctgtcctgctgcagcctaGGGTCAGTGATCCCATTATGTCACAGTGTTGTTCTCAGGCTGAATGACTTTGGTCTGAAATCCTGGAATATTGGAGAAAAATGTCTCatggttttgtttcttaaaccgagggatttttttaattgcagattAAACTTCAGCTGCTATATTAGAATTGCAGCTAGTGTGGGCAATCAGTAAAAGGATGTGACTAGTAAAAGGACAGATAATGAGGGAATAGAAAATACAAAGCTGGAGTTGCTTCTTCAAATGTGATGGCATTAACCTTCAGGAATACTCTTTGTCATCTATTGCCTGTTCTAGCTAATacttgaaaaagtaaaaatatttcaggacaTGACTTGAAAATGTTACGTTTGACTAAAATCTTACAATGAATAGTCTCTGCTAATGATTTTCCCTGAGTTCAGCAGTTAAGTTACAGAAGAAGTGGAAAAGTCTAACTGTTAATTATTGCTCTGGCAGCCAATATGAAATACTGCTTAAGCACTTGAAATTCCCGGACGTGTTGGCATGGAGTCGCACCCCACAGACCTCCACAGTATTGAATTCTGCACACTCCCCTGGCTCAGTTTCGTGTCAGAAAAGCATAGGTGCACCTTGGATATctagaaatatttcctaatgTGTTATAGCTTGTGGGACATTAATTTGTAACAGTTGAAGAAGAGCTACGTTTGCATCACAGAAATGGGATATTCAAGattatcacattttctttttctcagggtTTGGAGTGGATCAGTTGCGAGATGATAATCTAGAAACTTACTGGCAGTCAGATGGATCACAGCCTCATTTGGTGAACATCCAATTTAGGTATTAAAATATTCTCCCTGTGGGTTAGGGTGCTTTGTGTAACTTTATATCCATTGCTGTTCACCAAGACAGGAGTTATGGAAGTGCAAGAACTCCTGGGTTAGTTCTGTTACCCAGCTGGTAAGAAGCCAGATAGCATTtctaaaaatgagatttttcaaatattatgATCActaaataaataagcaaagaaaaggaatgatTAATGGTATGTCAGTTGTCACAGCATCACATTTACTCATGTGAGGTGACTTGTGTCCTGATTTTTGTGTCTTCGAGTGTCATCTGGAGGGCAGATGGCTCCTGTGTAACCTAACAGATGAATTTTagaaaccttttttttattccatcCTGTGTAGGATGCTTTCAGTACTTTTTCTTTAACCAAACTTGAGATGTTTGTCccccttttttatttactttcttgAGGCAGCCTTGGTCTAACAAGAAAGCCCATCTTTGAAAAGCTTCATTATGTACAAGTGCTTAATTGGCATCTGTTTCTTGGTGTACTGACATTTCTGAAGGCAGAGGAGAATGGTGAAAATCAACTGTGTGCATAAAGTAATGTGGAAAACCACCTAGTTCTTCAACAGCAAGTTTCTTATGCATCACTGTATTCATTTTCAGAACATTTAAATCCTTAGTTATTGCAAGCTAGCAACAAACTCatcctgaatttttttctttatgatgCTTACATAACTTGTGTTGGttcttgcagaagaaaaacaacagtgaAGACCTTATGTATTTATGCAGACTACAAATCTGATGAAAGTTACACTCCAAGCAAAATCTCTGTCAGAGTAGGAAACAATTTTCATAATCTCCAGGAAATCCGGGTAGGTCAATGATGCTTTGCATTCTGTCTTAAAGGAGTTCTCTGTTGTTAGCATGTCTGATGTAATAAAGTGTTTTTTGGTGGTAAAATATGGCATTGTGCTTGAAGGGGGGAAATGGCTGGGTTTATTTTGATgtttgcttttagtttttatttagtttttagTTTTTTTGTAAATTTAGTAGACtgatttctggggttttttaatcagACTCTTTTACCAAACATCATTATAATTGAATATGTTCATAAATTAAGTTTTGCTTTTGAGTATtgtttctaatatttttctttttaacactGGACAGTCACTGATGTAAAAATTTTGGATGGGATGCAGTTTTTTAACAATATGAAGCAGAATTGAATTTGCAGTTCTTCGGATCAGCTGAAGATTTTGAATGAGACAGAGTTGAAGTGTTTTGTTagtgtttttatttataaaatgatCAAATCCAGTATTTTTATGGTGATGTTGCTAGTCAGAAATGTGATAAGATTTGAATTGCTTGAAGTGCTTAGTTTTGCTTACCTTTTGGTTAACAGtaaaagcagatttgaaataATTCATGATATTGGTAGAAGTCCACCTTGGAAACTTGACTGGGTTACTCCTAAGCAGGTATTTTTGCTCATTGTGAGTCGGGGTAGCCTCATGTTTCAAATTCCTCTTCTCTGGAGCTCCGCAGTTACTGGCTGGTATTTTGGGAAGGTTTAACTTCCAGCCTTATATGGCAGGTATTACAATAACAATTGGGATGATGAGAAAAGGGTTGTGCTAAATGCTGGCTTGAATTTTTActtctgggatttttatttttttcacttcgATTTTCAGTCCCAACAATTCAAAGTCCCAAGAGCCAATTGTAAGCAGAAGGTTGTAGATGCTGTGGGAATAAAACAAAGTGTAGTAGAGATGTCTGTTAGCATTATGTATCTATCTACATCCTACCAATGATTTGTGATGTTCCCTCAAGTTTTGACCTATGCTTTTATCCTGAATCTTCGGTGGAAGTCTCTTggtgtgttttatttctctttaatttaatttaatattcttTTGGATGAAATGAATCACCAGGTTATTTTGACTTTCACCGGCTGCAAGTTGTGCCTttccatctccctggctgcGCTGTAGCAGTCTGGGAGCTGCGCAGTATCCCAGACTCAGTTTCCCGAGTGTCCACTAGATGTCAACGTTGTCCTTAATGATCACTCTGCAATTTACACTTTCCTCTGCCCTTTCAGTAACTAAATGACAGCACTGCACATCTCTGCCTCACTCCAGTTTCTCACACAGTGCTAAACCTCCGCTCTTGAGCGTATGTGTGTTATTAACATATTAAAGATCTAGACAGCAATAAAATGTGTAACAAGTGTATTCATTTTCTGCAGTGTCTCAGGCAGTGTTTCTGTAGCTCTTTTCTTGCCAAACACGGGATTCTATGCATAATGTATGCAGTTAAAAATGGTACTTCTGTATGAAACAAGTTACCAGCACTTTTTGTGGTATATGAATGTGACTATAATGTGATGCATGACAGAGTGGTTCTTATGCATACCACATGCTCATGTGCTTTTTTTACTTCCAAATTGAGGAGAAAGTATGGTCATGCTTCTTATTAATGAGATACAATACCCTGATGCTGTAAAATGCTTGTGACTGTCATCACCATGATGTTACATGTTGCTATCAATTTTCATACTTCCTTAACTGCTTGATACTGTTTCTTAAATTTTCCTTCAGTCCTGAAACTTTCTTCAGCTTCCCTGACACATGGGGAGGTTATTAAAGCAGTGTGAACTGTTATGAGCTCTTTACAGAAATCTGCTTAATTATACAATGATTCCATTGGCTTCAGTACTGATTAACTGGGTGGAAAATCAGGCTGaagcattttatatttttccatggATGCTTGCCCAACTCATAGTGTCTAAtgaacatattttctttcttaatggTCTAATTTTCAACACAATGCAATATGCTGTTAGGCTAAACTTTGCCACAAATATAAGATCAACTTTAGTTTGTATTCTAGTGTGTAGGCATATGTTTTTTGGAACCCAAGACGAATCTATTTTCTGAATAAAAGGTTTATTCCCCCTCGTCTGTACCCCAGCCCTTGCAATCTGGCAGGAGTATTCCCTTGCTCACTGCAGTTAAGGTGTGTGCACTCAGCCTTCTGTGGCTTAAGTGCCATTGTACCACAGCTGCCAAACTTGGAGAGcaaatattttgtcatttccACTCATGGGGTTTTCCCACACGACGGTGCAAACAGTCTGGATGGACAAGATAGTCTGTAGAAGCAATTTTGGAACAGCTTCCAGACTCCTCAGGATATGATTGAAGTTATTACACTTTTtcacaatataaaaataacCCACTGCAATGGCTGTGAGTGAAATGCTGTCTGTGGGAGATCTCTGGTCTCTTCAAGTGATGCTCACCTGCTTATTGCAATTGTACCTCCCTGAGACATTCAGATGTTCAGCAGTTCATCTTGTAAGAAGAAGTGCAGGTAATATTTCAGGGTATATTCTCTATCCATatatagtgtatatatatatacacacaccttGTAGTTTCAGTGGTCAGCCTATGATGTGGGGTCTTTACACAGACTCAGGAGCAAGCCCTCTAATCTTGATACACCTTTGATGGCAGCAGCGTGAGGTCTTTGTTTTAGATTTTGGTTGGAGttctttctttgtttgcttttcctctgggctgctgtctggtttgttttcagtttgttttctctcccctttgGCCTTGCCTGATGTTTGGTAACCAGGTACAAGCAGAGCACCCTCCCTGgtggtgtggggctgtggctgagcaCCACGGACAGGGCTCCTCCTTCACTGCATGGAGACACTCTGCA
This sequence is a window from Prinia subflava isolate CZ2003 ecotype Zambia chromosome 18, Cam_Psub_1.2, whole genome shotgun sequence. Protein-coding genes within it:
- the ANAPC10 gene encoding anaphase-promoting complex subunit 10 isoform X2, producing the protein MTTPNKTPPGADPKQLERTGTVREIGSQAVWSLSSCKPGFGVDQLRDDNLETYWQSDGSQPHLVNIQFRRKTTVKTLCIYADYKSDESYTPSKISVRVGNNFHNLQEIRLELVEPSGWIHVPLTDTHKKPIRTFMIQIAVLANHQNGRDTHMRQIKVYTPVEESSIGKFPRCTTIDFMMYRSIR
- the ANAPC10 gene encoding anaphase-promoting complex subunit 10 isoform X1, coding for MTTPNKTPPGADPKQLERTGTVREIGSQAVWSLSSCKPGFGVDQLRDDNLETYWQSDGSQPHLVNIQFRRKTTVKTLCIYADYKSDESYTPSKISVRVGNNFHNLQEIRQLELVEPSGWIHVPLTDTHKKPIRTFMIQIAVLANHQNGRDTHMRQIKVYTPVEESSIGKFPRCTTIDFMMYRSIR